DNA from Gemmatimonadaceae bacterium:
CCGCGCGACGTACACACTCCACGCCACGGCGAACAGCCCGAACCACGGGCGTCGGTAGCGCACCCACAAGTGCGCACACAACGCTGCCACGCCGCTCGTCACCGCTCCCTGCAGCAGCGTGGCCGAGAGGTCGGGATTGATGAGACTGGGCGCGCGCAGCTCGGTATCGATCTGCAGCAGCGCCGGGAGCAGCGAACTGAGAACGCTCACCGCTAGCCGTCCACCGGCGAGACGCTGGGCACGCGACCATCGCCATCCTTGCCGGTCACGTGGTAGACCACGCGCGATGGGAAGGCGAAGGTGGTACCGCGCCCGCGGACAATCCGCATGAACTCCAGAAACAGGTCATGGCGGATGCGGAGGAACTGGTTCCATTCGGTGGTGCGGAACCAGCTCACGATATTGAAGCGCACGGCCGAATCGGTGAACGCCACGATGTGCACGCGCACGGTGTCCGGCCAGATGAGCGGCTGAGCGCGCAGCGCCGCTTCAATGTCATCGCGAATCTGCGCGAGCTGCTCCGGCGTCGTATCGTAGGGCACGTCGAGATCGGTACGGAACAGAATGCGGTCGCGTTCACCAAACGTCTCGATGCGTTCGTCGGCGAGTCGCCCATTCGGGACGCGCACGACGGTGCGATCGATCGTCCGAATGCTCGTGCTGCGCAACCCGATGCGTTGCACTTCGCCTTCGGTGGTGCCGGCGCGCACCCAGTCCCCCACGCGGAAGGCGTGGTCGGCGGCGAGGCTTACGCTGCCAAAGAGGTGCTCGACGGTCTTCTGCGCGGCGAGGGCCACGGCGATACCGCCGATCCCGAGACCGGCGAGTAGCGTACCCACGGGATACCCGAACTGCGCGAGCGCCACGAGCAGCGCGATGACGGCGACCGTCACGCGCAGGATGTTGCCGAACAGCGGCACCAGCGTGCGGGCCTGCGCCCCCTGCCCGCTCGCATCGGCCGCGCGTTCGATGCGCAGCTGCGCGAGCCGGATGATCCGGAGCAGGGCCCAGAAGAGCGCGATGAGCAGCAGGCCGCGCGTGGACGCCGACACAAAGGCGGCGACGCGCGGATTGAGCTGCAAGAGCGAGAGGAGCGGCTCGGCGACCAGCGCCGCGGCCCACAACCGGAAGGGCCCGCGCAGATTCTCGAGCAGCAGATCATCCCAATCGGTGACCGTGCGGGCCGCGAGGCGCCCGAGCACGTTGCGCAGCACCGCCCCCAGCAGCCACGCGAGCAACACCAGCGTGGGGATGATGATGGCCAGCCCGAGCCACTGCCAGTAATACACGTTGAGCGGCCCTTCGCGCTGCAGCGAGCGCGGGAGCCGATCGCGCAGCCACGGCGCGCCAAGCGATTCGTACCAGGCGTCGATGTTGCCCACACTGGTGCTGGCGAGCACCCAGCGCGAGGGATCTGCCCCGATGCGCACGAGGCGCAGGACATCCTCGCGGCCATTGGGGCTGAGGATCACGCCGAGACGGTCGCCGGTAAGATCGCCGTCGGTGGTATCACCCGCCGCGAGCGGCGAGAGGGTGCGCACATCGAGCGCGAGGCGCTGATCGATGACGGATTTGAGGCGCTTGGCGAGCGCGGGGGCCCGCTCGCGCTCCGACGCCGGAACCGCCAGGAAATCCGCGGCGCCGGTCCAGTCATTGGCCTCGGCGAGGCGCAGGTACGCCTGCACGGCCGCGCGCGGGGAGGCGGGCGACACCGCCACGGCAGCGGTGTCGGCGATGGGGCGGCGCGGGGCGAGCCCGAGCTGTGCCTGAGCCGTCGCCGCGGTGAGCCCCACGGCGAGGGCGGCAGTCCACATGTGTCTCCACATGCGCCACAATCTAATGACCGGGGTGGGGATCGAACCCACGACCTACGGATTAAAAGAGAGGAGGCAGGCGGGCGCGCCGTCGGACGCGACGGGCCGCGCTAAGGGGACGGCGCCCGCCACCCCTCGGGGCCGACCGGCCGCGCCCGCGGGGGTGCGTGCCACGGTGTGTCCACCCGAACTCCTCGCCGCGTTCGCCCTCGCCGCCTGGGCGCGGAGGCTCCAGCCATGGGGCTGACCGCGACGCCGGCGCCGCCGACGTTCACCGTCCGGCGGGACTCCTACAAGGCGCGGGTGCTGTTCGCGATGAGCGCGGACGCCGACGCGCCCACGCCGTTGACGGCGCTCCACGCGGCGGTGCCGGACATCTCGCGCGCGCACCTGGGCGTGCTGCTGGCGCAGCTCTTGGGGCTCGGGGCCATTCAACGGACGGGCCGCGCGCAGTACGTGCGCCTCGTCGGCGAAACGCGGGAGTTCCGCGGATGAGCCGCCTGTCCAAGCCCGTGACCATCGCACTGACCTCACGCGCGATCCTCGCCTTCCTGCTCGAGGCGCTGCGCCTGCGCTCCACCCGCTATCGCGCCACGCGGTATGTCGCGTCTACGAGCCGTCGTCCTCGGGTGCGCATCGACTCTGCCGCTGCGCGGCGCGGGGCAGCAGAAGTACGCGCGGCGCTCCGTGCCATGGAGCGTACACGATGAACCGAATCGATGTCATGCGGTTACTCGATCAGGCGTCCCTGATCCTGCTCGTGGCGACGTCCGTGCGCTTTGGGAAGGCGTACGCGGCGAGTGACTTCAACCTCGCGGCCATCTGCATGGTGGTCGCCATCGGGTGCGGCTTTGCGTGCGAAAAGATCAGCACACACCGCGACAAGCTCGTGCGGGAGGGTGCCCGATGATGTGGCGCAATCCCTTGCAGCCGTATTCCCCGGCGGTGCTGGCGTTGTGCTACGCCTGCCTCTTCGTGGCCTTCTACGCGTTCGCGTTGGCCATCTCGACACCCGTCGCGACCTGGGAGGACGAGCATGAATAAGCCCATCTCCCAGCGCGAGGCGCGCGCGCTGAAGCGGCGTGTGCGCGAGCTCGAGGAGCGCGAGGCGGCGCTGCGGCGTTCGCTCGGAACCGACTACTTGGGCACGTGGGTATGTCGCACCGTCCCAAACGATGCGCTCCGAGACATTCTCCGCACGAGCGCGCGCCTCGGATTCGTGACCGTTGCTCGCCTGAACTATGAAGGCGATGGACTGAACTTCTACGCGGTGCCGACGGAGGTGCGTCGTGCGCCCTGACGAAGCCCGAGACATCGACGCGCTCGCGCGCGCCAGGAACCGCGAGGACGGCAACGCCACGCCAGAAGGCTGCATCGTCGCGTCGCTGCTTGCCGTCGGCTGCTGGGTCGCGATCGCCGTACTCGCCGCTCGATTCTTTCGGATGGTGGCGTCATGACCGCGCCCGAGCCAGATGACCTCGACCGTCTCGTCGAGGATCTCACCGACGCCGAAATCCTCGCCTCGATTGGCGTCCCGAACGCGACGGCTGATCGGGTGACCATCGCGCCGCCGTACGGTCTGACCGCGCCCGAGCCGGAAGTGATCGCGAGGTTGACCGACGATGCACTATGCGACGAATCGGTTACTGAGGTTCTGACGAGCGACTTGCGCGAGTTGTTGTTGTCGCATCGCGCCCTCGCCACGCGCTGCGCGGCGGCGGAAACGCTTGCCAAGGAGAACGCCGGAATCGTTAGCGGTCTGTTGGCTATGCTCCACAACACAAAAGCCGACCTCACCGCCGCGCGGGCGCAGGTGGCGGCGATGGAGGTGGATGCGAAGCGGTTGGACTTTCTCGAATCCGCCAAGGTTTTTCAGGCGGCGTTCTACCCGTTGGAGAACCCGCCGCGTTGGGAACTCGACGCATGGGATACCACCACTGGTGCGACGTTGCGCGAAGCCATCGACGCCGCCCTCCCCACCCCCACCCCGCAGCCGGAGCAGGATGATGCCTAGAACGCGCATGTGTCGCATCGACCTGTCGTTTCCCGATGCTCGCGTGGAATACAAGTGGCCAGAGCGAACAGCCGACGAAGAACAGAATAAGCGCATTTCCGAGATCATGGTGGACGCGCTCAAGCAAGTGATCGCCATTCACAAGAGAACCACCACCCCGCAGCCGGAGTAACCACCATGACGATGATTCTGCCCGAGCGCGCGGCGCTCCTTGAGACGGTGACGTTTGACAGCGGCGCACACAAGGCCGACGATGGCGCGATGTGCGTAATGGAAGCCGCCGCGTACATCGCGGGCGAACCGTGGAGCGATCACCCGCAGTGCGTATCGCCCGTGATCTCGGCGTTCCTGCGGAACTGGAATGATTCACTGCCGGAACCGCCGCGCACGGAGTTGTTGCGCCCGTTGCTGCCGCTGGTGATCGGCACGCGCACCACCGCAGCCGATGAGGAAACGCGCGCGTGGATGGCGACCGATTGGTTGGTGCGCGTGCAGGCGCCCGCATGGATGGACCTTACCGACCGGCTCAAGCCGCACGCTGACGCACTGCGCGCGTTGCCACCGCTGACGAGTGCCGAGATCGCAACGGCGTGTGCGTCGGTGTTGGATGCCGCCCGCAAGGAATCGGCCGCTGCGGGGGCCGCTGCGTGGGCCGCTGCGGTGGCCGCTGCGAGGGCCGCTGCGAGGGCCGCTGCGAGGGCCGCTGCGTGGGACGCTGCGGGGGACGCTGCGTGGGACGCTGCGGTGGCCGCTGCGAGGGCCGCTGCGAGGGCCGCTGCGTGGGACGCTGCGGGGGACGCTGCGGACAAGGCTCTTGCCCCTACCGTTGCCACGTTGCAATCGTCTGCCGTTGAACTGGTGCAGCGCATGTGTGCCGTTGGACGTGCCACCCCGCAGCCGGAGCAGGAAGGATGAAACTCTATCTATTCGACAAGTGGGAAGGCGCGCGGTCGTTCAGCCGTGACGAGCGTGGTCTTGTGACGACCACCTGCGAGGACGACTCGCTCCCCGAGGCAATGGCCAGTGATTCGCCAGTCGGGGCGCTGTGTGTATGGGAAGGGACTATCTACGATCCGCGCAAGCTGACAGACGACGAGCTAGACGAGCTTGGTATTTCACCAGAGGCGGCGCGTGAGTGTGACGAGTGGTGGCAAGGCAAGATGCGCCCTGCTACCGACGCCGAGATTCTTGCTGTCCTGTCGTTTGCACCAAACACTCACACCCCCGCCCCGTCCGTCGCCACCCCCGACGTGGTGTTGCCGTGTTCACAGTGCGGCGGGCGTGGATACGTGAAGGTTATCGACCGGAGCGGCGGCTACGCGCTGCCGACCAGCATGGCGTGTATGTGCGAAGCGGGTCAGGCCATCGTTGGCCGTTTGCCTGACACTGCCACCCCCGACGCGCGGCGGGTGGTGGAGCTGAACGAGTGGCGCGTGACCTACGCGAACGGCAATCAGGGATTCCCGCGAACGACTCGGGAAGAAGCGCAGCAAATCGCCGACGACGACAACGCCAATTTCCCCGGCTGTGGTGCGCGTGTTGTGCGCGTGGCGCTGATTGAGGAGGCCAGCGCATGAGCTTTCGCATTACGGCGCTCGTCATCAACGGGCGCACCTACGAACGGCGCAAAGGGCGCAGCGTCAACCGCTGGTCGTACATGCCGAACAACGGGCACCCCCGTGTGTGGGTGCATCGCGAGAGCCGGTTGCATCATGCGCTGGAACGCATGGCGCTGACCGAAGAACAGATTCAGGACATGCAGGCGCGCATCGGCCCTGTCGTGGCCGCTGCGGTGGAGTTCACGCGCTTGCACGATGAGTTGAGCGCACGGAGCGACCTAGCGCTCGGACTGGCTGCGAAAGTCAACGACGCTGAGGGAGAGCTACACGCCGCCGTCCGCGCCCTCGCCGCCACGACGCAGGGGGACGGGTGAGCGTGGATCTTTCTCCGGACGAACTCGGAACACTGGCGCTGTGCAGCGTGCGGTACGCTTGCGGTCGCCGCACCTATATGCCGTCGCTGGTTGCGCGCATCGTGCGTCGTATCTGGCCGATGTTGGAGCCGCGCGACCGTCAGACGATTCGGCTTGACATCGCCGAACAGATCGCCCGTGGTGACGCGGGCGACGATTGCGACGTGCGGGAGTGGCAACAGCTGCTCGCCGCCACGACGCCCGACGCGCAGGGGGGTGGGGCGTGAGCGACATCTACGCATGGACGCAGGACGGGTTCATTCCCGATCCAGACGGCGAGTATGTACCGCTTGAGGAGTACGAAGCGATAGAGGCGAAGCTGTCCAAGGTTCGTCTGTTGACGCTGCAACACAGCGCGCTCAACCGTGGGAAGCTGACCGATGTTGTGTTCCGCTCGGAAACGTGGGATGCTCTGCTCGCAGAACTGGCCACGCTGGAGCCCCGTGACCCATGCACATGCGCTGGTGACAACGGCGACGGGTCGCGTTTGGTCTGCGCGCATTGCGGGGGATTGCGCACTCCCTCCACCCCGCCCGCGCGCGACGGGGGGAACGGGTGATGAACAGCGACGTCTTCCGCGCCCGCATTCGGACGCTGCACACGCTGCTCGACGCGATCCTCGCGGGCACCACCACGGCGCCCGCGCTCGAGCAGCAGCTTGGGATCCCGCAGCGCACGCTGGTCGACCATCTCCACCTGCTGGAAGCGCTCGTTGCGATCCAGCGCTGGCGCGTACCCGGCCAGCCGACGACGACGCGCACGATCAGGCCCACCAGCCGAGCCGTCGCCTTGCGCGATGCGTTCGGGGCGATCGTGCGCACGGTGGAACCGCAACCGGACGCCCCCTGGGCCCCCGCCCCATGGCGGCATCCCTACCGGCGGTCGGCATGAGCGCGCCACTGTTGCTCGACGCGGACGCGCCGACGCGCCCCCGGCTCGCCCTGCGACCGTACCAGCGCTTGGCCATCGACGCCGCCTACCAGTGGCACGCCACCAACGAGGGCAACTGTCTCCTCGTGGTCCCCACCGGCGGCGGCAAGTCGCTCATCATGGGCACGCTCGCGGCCGAAGCCGTGAGCGGCGGCGCGCGCGTCTGTGTCATCGCGCACCGCAAGGAACTCATCGAGCAGAACTGGAAGGCGCTGCAGCACGCCGGCCTGAAGGCGCTCGACTGCGGGATCATTTCCGGCCAGCTCGGCCGGAAAGATCGCGCCACGCCGGCGACCGTCGCGTCGATCCAGACCCTCGCGCGCGCGCCGTTCAACTACGGCCCGTTTGACCTACTGCTGATCGATGAGGCGCATCTCGTGCCCCGCTCCGAGGACACCGCGTACCGCAAGGTGCTCGAGGCCTTCCGCACGAAGAACCCGAACGTCCGCACCATCGGGCTCACCGCCACGCCGTACCGCTTGGATAGCGGGCGGTTGGACACCGGCGAGGGCCGCGTCTTCCACGAGGTCGCGTACGAGATCAGCATCCAGACCCTGCTCGATGGCGGGTATCTGGCGCCGCTGATCTCCAAGGCCACGCTCACCCGCTACGACGTCACCGGCGTCGCGATGCGCGGCGGGGAGTACGTGGCGGAGGCGTTGCAGTCGGCCGTCGACGATCCCGCGACGACGGCCGCCATCGTCGAGGAGCTCGCGCGCCTGGGCGCGGATCGCCGCCGCTGGCTCGTGTTCTGTGTCGGCGTCGCGCATGCCGAGCACATGGCGGAGGCGCTTACCGCGGCGGGCTTCCCCGCGGCCGCCGTCCACGGCGGGCTCTCGGCGCACGAGCGCAGTGCCCGGCTCGGGGCGCTGCGCAACGGCACGCTCCGCGTGCTCACGAACTGCGACGTGCTCACCACGGGGTATGATGAACCCAGCATCGACCTCCTCGCCCTCTGCCGGCCAACGGCGTCGACGGGCCTGCACGTGCAGATGCTCGGCCGCGGATTTCGCACCGCGCCGGGGAAGACGGACTGCATTGCAGAAGGCCAGCTCATCCTCACGGACAGCGGCCTTGTACCCATCGAACAGGTGACGCCGCAGATGCGGGTGTGGGATGGCGTCGAATTTGTCACCCATGCGGGCGTTATCGCTCGCGGCGAACAGGAGGTCATCGAGTATGCCGGACTTACCGCAACCCCGGATCACCGCGTCTGGACGACGGAAGGCTGGAAGAGCCTTGGGCAGTGTGCCATCGAACAAGTTGCCATCGCTGTTACCGGAATTGGTCGGACGCCAGTTCGGGAAGTTGATCGTGTCTTCCGGAGAGGTGTTGCGCGAGTCGACGAAGGCACGCTTGCACACTCGATGTGCCGTATGCGGCACGGAAGCGACGAAGGAGTACACGAGCCTGATGCGTGGAACCGCGGGATGTCGGTCGTGCGCGAAGCCCCGAGTCGTTCCGAAGTGGCTTCTCATGCGAGCGATCGCCGCAAAGCAGCGGTGCACCAATCCAAAGGATCGGCGGTTCGCGGACTATGGGGGACGTGGGATTCGATTCGAGTTTGCGTCGCCGACGGCGATGGGTCGATGGGTGATGGATCACCTTGGCTTGCATCCGGATTTGCAGCTGGATCGGATCAACAACGAAGGGCCATACGGTCCAGGCAATCTCCGGTGGGCGACGCCAGAACAGAATCAGCGGAACACACGCAAGCAGTCGCGGGCCGCTACGCGCGCGTCTACGACATCCTGAACTGTGGACCGCGCCGTCGCTTCACTGCGGCGGGGCTGCTCGTGCACAACTGCTTGGTTTTGGACTTTAGCGGCAACTGCCTCACGCACGGGCCGGTCGATGCCGTGCGTGTCCGCGATCCCAAGAAACGCGGCAAGCAGGAGGCGCCGGCCAAGGAATGCCCGACGTGCCAGGAGATCGTTGGCACCGCGACGCGGACGTGTCCCCGGTGTGGCCACGCGTTTCCGCCCCCGGCGCCCCCCCAGCTCGCGCCGGCGGCGTTACTCGCGCCGGTGATGTCGACGGAGAAGCTCCCGCCGCGCTGGGTCGACGTCACGCGCGTCGAGTATGCGTTGCACCGCTCCAAGGATCCCGCGAAGACGATCCCGACGCTCCGGGTGGACTACTTCTTCCACTTCCAGCTCGTCGCGTCCGAGTACATCTGCGTCGAGCACGTCGGCTTCGCGCGCGACAAGGCTGCGGCATGGTGGGCCGACCATCTGGGCGGCCCGTGCCCGCGCACGGTGGCGGAGGCCCTTGAGGCCGCGCCGGGGTTGGAAGTCCCGATCGCGATCGCGCTGGAGCGCGATGGGCGCTACGAGCGCGTGGTGAATTGGCGCTACGTCGAGGCGCCCGCCGCGCCGTCTGCGGATCGGAACTGTGTGTTTTGCGCGCGCTGGGATGACCTGCTGCAGACCTGTGCCCACTGGAATGCCACGCCGCCGGACGATGTCCGGGCGGTCGGGTGTGAGGCGTTCCAGTCCCTTGCTGACGAACCCCTCCCCTTCTGACGATGGCGCGGAGTTCACAGGAGCCGCAGCGCACGCGAGCGAAGAAGGGCGACGGCAGCGTTGTGTTTCGCGACGGAAAGTATGTCGCCCGTCGGTCGTGGGTTGAGGATGGGAAACGCGTGCAGAAGCAGAAGTCGTTTTTGGATAGAGCGTCTGCAGAAGCGTGGATTCGTGGTGATCAAGCAGAGCAGAGTACGGTTAATCGCCTCCCGTGGCACATCATGATCAACGGAGGCGGTTGGCGGGAGACCGCAGAGTACTACCAATCACTGCATCAGCAGGCAGTAGCGCAGATCGAGCTGCTTCGGCGCCAGTAC
Protein-coding regions in this window:
- a CDS encoding DEAD/DEAH box helicase, giving the protein MSAPLLLDADAPTRPRLALRPYQRLAIDAAYQWHATNEGNCLLVVPTGGGKSLIMGTLAAEAVSGGARVCVIAHRKELIEQNWKALQHAGLKALDCGIISGQLGRKDRATPATVASIQTLARAPFNYGPFDLLLIDEAHLVPRSEDTAYRKVLEAFRTKNPNVRTIGLTATPYRLDSGRLDTGEGRVFHEVAYEISIQTLLDGGYLAPLISKATLTRYDVTGVAMRGGEYVAEALQSAVDDPATTAAIVEELARLGADRRRWLVFCVGVAHAEHMAEALTAAGFPAAAVHGGLSAHERSARLGALRNGTLRVLTNCDVLTTGYDEPSIDLLALCRPTASTGLHVQMLGRGFRTAPGKTDCIAEGQLILTDSGLVPIEQVTPQMRVWDGVEFVTHAGVIARGEQEVIEYAGLTATPDHRVWTTEGWKSLGQCAIEQVAIAVTGIGRTPVREVDRVFRRGVARVDEGTLAHSMCRMRHGSDEGVHEPDAWNRGMSVVREAPSRSEVASHASDRRKAAVHQSKGSAVRGLWGTWDSIRVCVADGDGSMGDGSPWLASGFAAGSDQQRRAIRSRQSPVGDARTESAEHTQAVAGRYARVYDILNCGPRRRFTAAGLLVHNCLVLDFSGNCLTHGPVDAVRVRDPKKRGKQEAPAKECPTCQEIVGTATRTCPRCGHAFPPPAPPQLAPAALLAPVMSTEKLPPRWVDVTRVEYALHRSKDPAKTIPTLRVDYFFHFQLVASEYICVEHVGFARDKAAAWWADHLGGPCPRTVAEALEAAPGLEVPIAIALERDGRYERVVNWRYVEAPAAPSADRNCVFCARWDDLLQTCAHWNATPPDDVRAVGCEAFQSLADEPLPF
- a CDS encoding mechanosensitive ion channel family protein, with the translated sequence MWTAALAVGLTAATAQAQLGLAPRRPIADTAAVAVSPASPRAAVQAYLRLAEANDWTGAADFLAVPASERERAPALAKRLKSVIDQRLALDVRTLSPLAAGDTTDGDLTGDRLGVILSPNGREDVLRLVRIGADPSRWVLASTSVGNIDAWYESLGAPWLRDRLPRSLQREGPLNVYYWQWLGLAIIIPTLVLLAWLLGAVLRNVLGRLAARTVTDWDDLLLENLRGPFRLWAAALVAEPLLSLLQLNPRVAAFVSASTRGLLLIALFWALLRIIRLAQLRIERAADASGQGAQARTLVPLFGNILRVTVAVIALLVALAQFGYPVGTLLAGLGIGGIAVALAAQKTVEHLFGSVSLAADHAFRVGDWVRAGTTEGEVQRIGLRSTSIRTIDRTVVRVPNGRLADERIETFGERDRILFRTDLDVPYDTTPEQLAQIRDDIEAALRAQPLIWPDTVRVHIVAFTDSAVRFNIVSWFRTTEWNQFLRIRHDLFLEFMRIVRGRGTTFAFPSRVVYHVTGKDGDGRVPSVSPVDG